The Caulobacter sp. 73W region CGTCGATGTCCTGGCCGGGGGCGTAGCGCTCCTCCTCGCCAAGGTCGCTGGCGCGGAACACGATCTGGCCGTCCGCCGACGGGCTGACATGGGCGAAGGCGAAGCGGTCGATGGTCACGTTCAGCACGGCGCCGCCGTACTGGTCGCAATAGGGAGACAGGTCGGTGCCGCCGCCGGCCAGGCCCAGGCGCAGGGGCGCGCGGGCCCGCATGGGCGCGATCACCGGCCGTTCGGCCATCAGCCGACGGCTTCCAGCACGCGGGTGCCGCCGTGATCGACGCCATAGTGCAGGCGGGGCATGTTGTTGCGGCTCATGAAGGCTTCCAGCGCCTCGCCGTCGCCCGGCGTGAACAGCATCAGGAAGCCGCCGCCGCCGGCCCCGATCACCTTGCCGCCGGTCACGCCATAGGCGCGGCGCGCCTCGTCGTAGATCGCGTCGATGTGCGGCCAGCTGATCTTCGAGGACAGCTTCTTCTTGTGGGTCCAGTGCTCGTGCAGCATCTCGCCCCAGCCCTGCAGGTCGCCCGCCTTCCACGCGTCGCGGATACGGTAGCCCAGGTCCTTGATGAAGCCGAGGTTCTGTTGGGTCTGGCGGCGGGCGGCGTCTTGCTCGTCGGCGCTCAGCATCGCCTTGTGCTGGTCTTCCAGGATCACCGCCGCGTCGCGGCGCAGGCCCGTATAGTAGATGTGGGTGTGGCGCACGAAGGCGGCCTCGACCTCTGGGTCCAGCTCGACCTTGCCGACGGTGACCTTGCCGTCGGCGGCGATGTCCAGGGTGGTCAGGCCCCCGAAGGCGGCCATGTATTGGTCCTGCTTGCCGATGCCCTTGTTGAGGACGTCGATCTCCAGGGTGCAAGCCTCTTCCGCCAGTTCGGCCGGCGATGGGCGGCGGCCCTTCAGCGCGTGCAGGGCGTGCAGGAAGCCGACCAGGAAGCAGCTCGACGAGCCCAGGCCTGTGCCGCCGGCGATGTCGGCGATGGAGGCTAGCTCCACCCGGTCATGCAGACCGTGGCGCAGCAGGGCCTCGCGCACCAGCTCGTGCTGGATGTCCAGGCTGCGGTCGGCGGATTCCGGATGCGGACCATGGATCAGCACCCGCCGCTCGAAGGCCGGGCGGTGGGCGGTGATGTGGATGTACTTGTCCAGCGCCATGGCGAAGATGAACCCGCCGCCGTGGCGATAGTAGCTTTCCAGATCCGTGCCGCCGCCGCCGAGGGTGACGCGCAGGGGTGTGCGCGTGGAGATCATCAGGCGGCCGGGGCCTCGGCGGGGGCGATCTGCTCCCAATGGCCCTTGTGCAGCGACAGGGCGGGGTGGCTGACCAGCAGGTGCCAGACCACGGCGGCCAGGCCCTCGACGATCGGGGTGATCAGTTGCGGATCGACGGTCGGGATCACCACGCAGGCGTCGGCGACCTGGGCGGTGAAGCCGCCGTTGCGGCCGACGATGCCGGTGATGGCCGAGCCGCGCTGCTGCGCCAGTTGCAGGGCGCGCACGATGTTGGCGCTGACCGGCGGCTCGACGCTGCCGCCGCCGACCGAGAACACCAGCAGGGCGTCCTCGGCCTTCAGCCGGCTGGTTTCCAGCCAGGTCGACAGCGTGCCTTCCCACCCCTCGTCATTGATGCGGGCGGTCAGTTCCGAGACGTTGTCGGTCGGGCAGTAGGCCTCGAAGCCGCAGATCTTGCGGAAGTCGTTGGTGGCGTGGCTGGCGTGGCCGGCGCTGCCGCCGACGCCGATGATGAACAGGCGGCCGCCGGCTTCACGACGGCCGGCCAGCACGCTGGCCATGGCGTCGATCTGGGCGCGATCGAGGCCGGCGACGGCGCGGTTCACCGCATCGAGGAAATGGTCGACGAACATGGCTGATCAGGCTTTCTGAAGGGCGTCTTGAAGGATCACGCGGGCGGCCGCGTAGAGGTCGTCGACGATGCTGTCGGCGCCGGCGCCGCTGTTGTACGGGCGGGCCAGAAGAATGGTGCGCACGCCGGCGGCGCGGCCGCAGGTGGTGTCGCGATCCATGTCGCCGACCATCCAAGAGCACTGCAGGTCCACGTCCCAGCGCTGGGCCAGGTCCAGCAGCAGGCCGGCCTTGGGCTTGCGGCAGCCGCAGCCGTCGCGGTCGTCATGGCGGCACGCGACGATCTCGTCGAGCGGCAGGGCGTCGTCGAGGATGGCGTGCAGAACGTCCAGCTGGCCGTTGGTCATCAGGCCCCGGCGCACGTCCGGCTGGTTTGTCACGCCGAACAGCAAAAAGCCCGCGGCCTTCAGCTCGCGCAGGGCGGCCTCCACGCCGGGGATGATCTGCAGCTCCTCGGGCCGGCGCGGCGATGCGGGCTTGCCGTTGCGCCAGACGACGCGGTTCAGCACCCCGTCGCGATCGAGGAAGACGGCGCGACGCTTGGTCATGACTACAGCGTGAACCCGGCGGCGACGGCGTCGCGGCGGAACATGGCCACGGTGTCCAGCGACAGGGCGTTCAGGTCCATGCCGGCCATCTGGTCCATCTTCTTCAGGATGTCCGGGGTGGCGGTGATGATGTGGCAGCCGCATTCGCGGGCCTGATAGATGTTGAGGGCTTCACGGGTGCTGGCCC contains the following coding sequences:
- a CDS encoding SIS domain-containing protein — its product is MFVDHFLDAVNRAVAGLDRAQIDAMASVLAGRREAGGRLFIIGVGGSAGHASHATNDFRKICGFEAYCPTDNVSELTARINDEGWEGTLSTWLETSRLKAEDALLVFSVGGGSVEPPVSANIVRALQLAQQRGSAITGIVGRNGGFTAQVADACVVIPTVDPQLITPIVEGLAAVVWHLLVSHPALSLHKGHWEQIAPAEAPAA
- a CDS encoding D-glycero-alpha-D-manno-heptose-1,7-bisphosphate 7-phosphatase; translation: MTKRRAVFLDRDGVLNRVVWRNGKPASPRRPEELQIIPGVEAALRELKAAGFLLFGVTNQPDVRRGLMTNGQLDVLHAILDDALPLDEIVACRHDDRDGCGCRKPKAGLLLDLAQRWDVDLQCSWMVGDMDRDTTCGRAAGVRTILLARPYNSGAGADSIVDDLYAAARVILQDALQKA